The Rhodothermales bacterium genome contains the following window.
ACGCACCACTGGTTCTGGCCGATTTCGACGGCACCATTGCCTCGTTGCGCACAGACTGGAATGACCTCAAGCGCCGACTGGCCGGTCTGTGTGGAGCACGGGACTGGCCCTGGGACGAGGGCAGGGGACTGGATCAGAATCTGAGGCGGGTCCGCTCCACGCACGGCGAGGGAGCCTTCCTTTCCTTGTGTCGCGTTGTGGCAGAGGCCGAAATCGCCGGCTTTCAGGGTGCGGCCGTCTCAACCGAGCTCGTCACCATGTTGCGGGATCGCGCAGGCGAGCCTACCGCCATCGTGACCAACAATACCAAGTCGGGCGTTCAGCGCATCCTCAAGCACCCGATTTTCGCCGGCCTTGACGTGCGGGTGATCGGCAAAGAGGACGTGGCCCGCAGCAAGCCGTCTCCGGACGGACTGATCAGGGCGTGTCAGCTCTACGTGGCATCACCGCGAGCAACCGTGTTTATCGGCGATGCCGACACGGACGAGCAGGCGGCCCAGTTGGCCGGAATCGGGATTTTCATTCGGGCCCCGCGCCCCGGGCACACTACGTTGCGCATGGCGGCCTGACGCTGCAGGCAAGCCAGCCCAATGAAACAAAAAAACGGCCGCTGCCCGAGTGAGCAACGGCCGTCTGAATGCGTGACTCGGGGACCTACGAGGGGTCCACGTGCACGAACTTGCGGTCGTTTCGACCTCGTGCAAAGCGCACTGTGCCGGACGACGTGGCGAACAGTGTGTCGTCTCCACCACGGCCGACGTTGGTGCCCGGGTGGAACTTGGTACCGCGCTGTCGCACGATGATGGAGCCGGCCTGGACGAACTCACCGCCGTAGGCCTTCACGCCGAGCATCTTGGGGTTGGAGTCGCGACCATTCTTGGTCGACCCCATTCCTTTCTTATGTGCCATATCGGTTTCCTTTCGGTTTGGGAGGTCAGCCGGGGCGGCCGCCGTCCAGTTCATCCTGAAGCTTCTGCAGGGCGTCCCAGTCACCGGCCGCTGCCAGTTTGGCCTGCTGGGGCCACGTGTCCGGAATCAGGCGCGCCATGCTGGGTCCGGCCTCGGTCAGCACCTCCTTGAGGTGGTCTACCGAAGCATCGGCCAGCTTGGCGAACGAGTCGATACCCGCTTCCTTGAA
Protein-coding sequences here:
- a CDS encoding HAD-IA family hydrolase; this translates as MDSASRRVIEHAPLVLADFDGTIASLRTDWNDLKRRLAGLCGARDWPWDEGRGLDQNLRRVRSTHGEGAFLSLCRVVAEAEIAGFQGAAVSTELVTMLRDRAGEPTAIVTNNTKSGVQRILKHPIFAGLDVRVIGKEDVARSKPSPDGLIRACQLYVASPRATVFIGDADTDEQAAQLAGIGIFIRAPRPGHTTLRMAA
- the rpmA gene encoding 50S ribosomal protein L27, with the translated sequence MAHKKGMGSTKNGRDSNPKMLGVKAYGGEFVQAGSIIVRQRGTKFHPGTNVGRGGDDTLFATSSGTVRFARGRNDRKFVHVDPS